In Oryzias melastigma strain HK-1 linkage group LG10, ASM292280v2, whole genome shotgun sequence, a single window of DNA contains:
- the fhl1a gene encoding four and a half LIM domains protein 1a isoform X1, with translation MTFYRHSGPRSYLTSTMTDRFDCYYCRDNLHGKKYVKKDEKHVCTKCFDKLCANTCAECKRPIGADSKELHHKNRYWHEDCFRCAKCYKPLASEPFSARDDGKIMCGKCSSREDGNRCQGCYKVVMPGSQNVEYKNKLWHEECFTCFECKQPIRTQSFLAKGDDIFCVPCHDKKFAKKCFHCKEPISSGGISYQDQPWHSECFVCQTCRKPLAGSRFTSHENHVYCVDCYKTDVAKKCHGCKNPITGFGHGTNVVNYEQYSWHEYCFNCKKCSLSLANKRFVINQDHIYCSDCAKKL, from the exons ATGACTTTCTACAGGCACTCAG gTCCCAGGAGTTACCTCACCTCCACCATGACTGATCGCTTTGACTGTTACTATTGCCGTGACAACCTGCACGGGAAGAAGTACGTGAAGAAGGATGAGAAGCACGTTTGCACCAAGTGCTTTGATAAGCTCTGTGCCAACACCTGTGCAGAGTGCAAGCGTCCCATCGGTGCCGACTCCAAG GAGTTGCACCATAAGAACCGATACTGGCATGAGGACTGCTTCCGCTGTGCCAAATGCTACAAGCCACTGGCTAGTGAGCCTTTCAGTGCTCGTGATGATGGCAAGATAATGTGCGGCAAATGTAGCTCAAGGGAGGATGGAAACCGCTGCCAGGGCTGCTACAAGGTGGTGATGCCAG GTTCCCAGAACGTGGAGTACAAGAACAAGCTGTGGCATGAGGAGTGCTTCACCTGCTTTGAATGCAAGCAGCCAATCCGTACTCAGAGTTTTCTAGCCAAGGGAGACGACATCTTCTGTGTTCCCTGCCATGACAAGAagtttgcaaagaaatgctTCCACTGCAAGGAG CCAATCTCTTCCGGAGGGATCAGCTACCAGGACCAGCCGTGGCACTCAGAGTGTTTTGTGTGCCAGACCTGCCGTAAACCTCTGGCAGGAAGCCGCTTCACTTCCCATGAGAACCACGTTTACTGTGTGGACTGCTACAAAACTGATGTGGCCAAGAAGTGCCACGGCTGCAAGAACCCAATCACAG GGTTTGGCCATGGCACCAACGTGGTGAACTATGAGCAGTACTCCTGGCACGAGTACTGCTTCAACTGTAAGAAGTGCTCTCTGTCACTGGCCAACAAGCGCTTTGTCATCAACCAAGACCACATCTACTGCTCCGACTGCGCCAAGAAGCTGTAA
- the fhl1a gene encoding four and a half LIM domains protein 1a isoform X2, whose protein sequence is MTDRFDCYYCRDNLHGKKYVKKDEKHVCTKCFDKLCANTCAECKRPIGADSKELHHKNRYWHEDCFRCAKCYKPLASEPFSARDDGKIMCGKCSSREDGNRCQGCYKVVMPGSQNVEYKNKLWHEECFTCFECKQPIRTQSFLAKGDDIFCVPCHDKKFAKKCFHCKEPISSGGISYQDQPWHSECFVCQTCRKPLAGSRFTSHENHVYCVDCYKTDVAKKCHGCKNPITGFGHGTNVVNYEQYSWHEYCFNCKKCSLSLANKRFVINQDHIYCSDCAKKL, encoded by the exons ATGACTGATCGCTTTGACTGTTACTATTGCCGTGACAACCTGCACGGGAAGAAGTACGTGAAGAAGGATGAGAAGCACGTTTGCACCAAGTGCTTTGATAAGCTCTGTGCCAACACCTGTGCAGAGTGCAAGCGTCCCATCGGTGCCGACTCCAAG GAGTTGCACCATAAGAACCGATACTGGCATGAGGACTGCTTCCGCTGTGCCAAATGCTACAAGCCACTGGCTAGTGAGCCTTTCAGTGCTCGTGATGATGGCAAGATAATGTGCGGCAAATGTAGCTCAAGGGAGGATGGAAACCGCTGCCAGGGCTGCTACAAGGTGGTGATGCCAG GTTCCCAGAACGTGGAGTACAAGAACAAGCTGTGGCATGAGGAGTGCTTCACCTGCTTTGAATGCAAGCAGCCAATCCGTACTCAGAGTTTTCTAGCCAAGGGAGACGACATCTTCTGTGTTCCCTGCCATGACAAGAagtttgcaaagaaatgctTCCACTGCAAGGAG CCAATCTCTTCCGGAGGGATCAGCTACCAGGACCAGCCGTGGCACTCAGAGTGTTTTGTGTGCCAGACCTGCCGTAAACCTCTGGCAGGAAGCCGCTTCACTTCCCATGAGAACCACGTTTACTGTGTGGACTGCTACAAAACTGATGTGGCCAAGAAGTGCCACGGCTGCAAGAACCCAATCACAG GGTTTGGCCATGGCACCAACGTGGTGAACTATGAGCAGTACTCCTGGCACGAGTACTGCTTCAACTGTAAGAAGTGCTCTCTGTCACTGGCCAACAAGCGCTTTGTCATCAACCAAGACCACATCTACTGCTCCGACTGCGCCAAGAAGCTGTAA